TTAGGAGATATTGTATATGTAGAATTACCTGAAGAAGAAGACGAATTTGATGCAGAAGAGGCACTTGGTGCAGTAGAATCAGTAAAGGCAGCATCTGATATATTTATGCCAGTAAGTGGAGAAATTATTGAAGTAAATGAAGATTTATTAGATGAACCAGCTTTATTAAACGAAGATCCTTATGAAAACTGGATCGTTAAAATTAAGGTTGCAGACAAAAGTGAATTAGATAATTTAATGTCAAGTGAGGATTATAAGAAGTTTTTAGATGAGGAGGCTTAAGTATGTATCCCTACATTCCACACACTGATGAAGATATAAAGAAAATGTTAGAAGTTGTAGGTGTAGATACAGTTGATGATTTATTTAAAGATATAGATTCTGAATTACAATTAAATAGAGATTTAGATTTAAAAGAATCTATGTCAGAGCTAGAAGTAACTAGATATATGTCAAAATTAGCCAATGAAAATAAAACTATCAGCGACTACACTTGCTTCTTAGGAGCAGGAGCTTATGACCATTATATTCCATCAGTTGTAAATCATATTATTTCAAGAAGTGAATTTTACACTTCCTATACACCGTATCAGGCAGAAATTAGCCAAGGTACATTGCAGTATATATTTGAATATCAAACATTGATTTGCAAGTTAACAGGAATGGACGTAGCTAATGCATCTTTGTATGACGGAGGTTCAGCAATAGCTGAAGCAGCTTTTATGGCTGTAAATGTAAGCAGAAAAGAAGAAGTCCTTATTTCAAAAACTGTAAATCCA
The sequence above is a segment of the Tissierellales bacterium genome. Coding sequences within it:
- the gcvH gene encoding glycine cleavage system protein GcvH, whose translation is LGDIVYVELPEEEDEFDAEEALGAVESVKAASDIFMPVSGEIIEVNEDLLDEPALLNEDPYENWIVKIKVADKSELDNLMSSEDYKKFLDEEA